In Fervidobacterium sp., a single window of DNA contains:
- the aspC gene encoding aspartate aminotransferase, which produces MHPAELIAPSKTLEIDSLAKRLISEGKDVVNLTAGEPDFPTPRAIVEKAIEALEKGYTKYTDSNGILPLREAISSYLKRKKSIDYTPDEIVVSNGGKQALFNAFASLLEEGDEVILFSPLWVSYIPQILMARGKPVVVRTHFENQFMPSIENLRSRISQRTKVIVVNSPNNPSGGIYDRETLSNIAKIANERKIYVITDEVYDELVYDGDHISLYGLVDDELLIYVNAFSKSHAMTGWRVGYTATKNKDIKKRISKIQGHISSNINTIAQYAAIAACETDNSEMIEEFKKRREFVIQKAKEYGLTFIEPKGAFYLFFKVEENDEKFCKELLSEKLVATVPGSAFEMPGFVRLSFATNIENIGKGLKRIKEFIDDRTRY; this is translated from the coding sequence TTGCATCCAGCAGAGTTAATTGCACCATCAAAAACCTTAGAAATAGATTCGCTTGCAAAAAGGCTTATTTCCGAAGGAAAAGATGTTGTGAATCTTACAGCTGGTGAACCAGATTTTCCCACCCCAAGAGCTATTGTAGAAAAAGCAATAGAGGCGCTTGAAAAAGGCTACACAAAATATACGGATAGCAATGGTATACTTCCACTTAGAGAAGCAATCTCAAGTTATTTGAAAAGAAAAAAGAGTATTGATTACACTCCTGATGAAATCGTCGTCAGTAATGGAGGAAAACAAGCACTTTTCAACGCTTTTGCTTCTCTGCTTGAAGAAGGGGATGAAGTGATTCTTTTTTCACCACTTTGGGTGAGCTACATCCCACAGATACTCATGGCAAGAGGTAAACCAGTTGTTGTTAGAACACACTTTGAGAACCAATTCATGCCATCAATTGAGAACCTACGGTCGCGTATATCACAACGTACAAAAGTGATAGTAGTTAATTCACCAAACAATCCATCCGGAGGTATATACGATCGGGAAACATTATCGAATATAGCGAAAATAGCAAATGAAAGAAAGATTTACGTTATCACGGATGAAGTTTACGATGAACTTGTCTACGATGGCGATCATATATCACTGTATGGACTTGTGGATGATGAACTACTCATATATGTGAACGCCTTTAGCAAGTCTCATGCCATGACAGGTTGGCGTGTTGGTTACACAGCCACAAAAAATAAAGATATAAAAAAACGAATCTCCAAAATTCAAGGGCACATAAGTTCAAACATTAACACTATAGCCCAATATGCCGCGATTGCTGCATGTGAAACTGATAACAGTGAGATGATCGAAGAGTTCAAAAAACGTCGGGAATTTGTTATTCAAAAGGCAAAGGAATATGGACTAACGTTTATTGAACCAAAAGGTGCGTTCTATCTTTTCTTTAAAGTGGAGGAAAATGACGAAAAATTCTGTAAAGAGTTACTTTCCGAAAAGCTCGTTGCAACTGTTCCTGGTAGCGCTTTCGAGATGCCAGGGTTTGTAAGACTCAGTTTTGCCACCAACATCGAAAATATTGGCAAGGGTTTAAAACGCATAAAAGAGTTTATTGATGACAGAACAAGATATTAA
- a CDS encoding DUF721 domain-containing protein has translation MLNLRHAIKELSVKNTFFQKLYFITLLNENSQVILGNYISKHVYFKNYQDGALYVECDDYVWATELKKMTRQIKKRILEKLQIKIENIFIEVKQSFRPKIEK, from the coding sequence ATGCTTAATTTAAGGCATGCTATTAAAGAGCTAAGCGTTAAAAACACATTTTTTCAAAAACTTTACTTTATAACCTTGCTCAACGAAAATTCTCAAGTTATACTTGGAAACTACATATCAAAGCACGTATACTTTAAGAACTATCAGGATGGAGCACTCTATGTAGAGTGCGATGATTATGTTTGGGCCACCGAACTAAAGAAAATGACACGACAAATTAAAAAAAGAATACTCGAAAAATTACAAATTAAAATTGAAAACATTTTTATCGAGGTAAAACAAAGCTTTCGCCCGAAAATAGAAAAATAA
- a CDS encoding S4 domain-containing protein, producing MRLDKFLKQNRIIKRRTIAQEVSKAGLVKKDGRSLKPSYEVKPGDILEVTYGSKVVVIKVTEDMKYEKIMEYQRGGEDEEFDREPYW from the coding sequence ATGAGACTTGACAAGTTCTTGAAGCAAAATAGAATAATAAAGCGCAGAACAATAGCTCAAGAAGTCTCAAAAGCAGGGTTAGTGAAAAAGGATGGCAGAAGTCTGAAGCCAAGTTACGAAGTCAAACCGGGGGATATACTTGAGGTTACATATGGTAGTAAGGTTGTTGTGATTAAAGTTACGGAAGATATGAAATACGAGAAGATCATGGAGTATCAAAGAGGTGGAGAAGATGAGGAGTTTGATCGAGAACCATATTGGTGA
- a CDS encoding CBS domain-containing protein → MESIKVKDVMTYDLTFVFENETVEQVIDLLDKTGTSGIPVVDTDLKVVGFISEDDIIRACLPSYFNLLQTAAFLPDTNLVLSNLKKISKDPIGKYVTKPVFTVKPYDTLLYVADAFMRKNYKMIPVVDDNNILLGVVTRLSVLKNAIQKSMVVNK, encoded by the coding sequence ATGGAATCAATCAAAGTCAAAGATGTGATGACTTACGATTTGACGTTCGTATTCGAAAATGAGACAGTTGAGCAAGTGATAGATTTGCTTGACAAAACAGGAACTTCAGGAATACCGGTGGTCGACACTGATCTTAAGGTTGTTGGATTTATCAGTGAAGATGACATTATACGCGCGTGTTTGCCGAGCTATTTTAATCTACTTCAAACAGCTGCTTTTTTGCCAGATACTAACCTTGTTTTAAGTAACTTGAAGAAAATATCGAAAGACCCGATAGGTAAATATGTTACTAAACCCGTTTTTACCGTAAAGCCTTACGATACGTTGCTATATGTTGCAGATGCATTCATGAGAAAAAATTACAAAATGATACCTGTAGTTGATGACAATAATATTTTACTTGGAGTTGTTACTCGTTTATCTGTGTTGAAAAATGCGATCCAGAAAAGCATGGTGGTGAATAAATGA
- a CDS encoding PfkB family carbohydrate kinase, whose amino-acid sequence MRKVLAVCLNPALDREFIIENFSIDKLNIVSNEKNKMTPGGKGVNVAVILSKYGIPSIVTGFVGGYVGNVLISELRKIDSLISTSFVHINDETRENIAIADTVNHTLTEINSEGPYVDNYSMEAFLKRYEVLLQQVSVVVISGSVPRGVSNSIYGELTKIAKKYNKKVFWEARDEIIIDSIKLAFPDVLKYDMRRSEKILGNILHTEDEYIKATKEFVKSGAKLVIVSYKTIFDFVGTVDGVWKFSPKVDIDHSYLLGTGDTFVAAMVLAQLDGKCCLDMARYGYAAAVAKTSYIGKEPPSRQQIEEYLELISSERVE is encoded by the coding sequence ATGAGAAAAGTGCTTGCTGTCTGTTTAAATCCGGCTCTTGACAGGGAGTTTATCATAGAAAATTTTAGTATTGATAAACTCAACATTGTCTCAAATGAAAAAAACAAAATGACTCCTGGTGGGAAGGGAGTAAACGTGGCTGTTATTCTATCTAAGTACGGTATTCCTTCAATTGTTACTGGCTTTGTTGGAGGGTATGTTGGGAATGTTTTAATATCCGAACTCAGAAAGATTGACTCACTCATTTCAACAAGTTTTGTACATATCAACGATGAAACAAGGGAAAACATAGCAATTGCGGATACTGTGAATCACACGCTAACGGAGATAAATTCAGAAGGTCCTTATGTTGATAACTATTCTATGGAAGCCTTTTTAAAAAGGTACGAGGTGCTGCTTCAACAAGTTAGTGTTGTTGTAATTTCTGGTAGTGTACCACGTGGTGTTTCAAATAGTATTTACGGTGAACTTACAAAGATAGCCAAAAAATACAACAAGAAAGTTTTTTGGGAGGCACGTGACGAAATAATAATAGACTCCATCAAGTTAGCGTTTCCGGATGTTTTAAAATATGACATGAGACGAAGTGAAAAAATACTTGGAAACATATTGCACACAGAAGATGAATACATAAAAGCCACAAAGGAATTTGTTAAAAGTGGCGCGAAGCTTGTTATAGTTTCCTACAAAACGATTTTTGACTTTGTTGGAACTGTAGATGGTGTTTGGAAGTTCTCTCCAAAGGTTGATATAGATCACTCTTATTTGCTTGGTACGGGTGATACATTTGTGGCTGCAATGGTTTTGGCTCAATTAGATGGTAAATGTTGCCTTGATATGGCTAGATACGGGTACGCTGCAGCTGTTGCAAAAACTTCCTACATCGGCAAAGAACCACCTTCAAGACAACAGATAGAAGAATATCTTGAACTGATTTCAAGCGAGAGGGTGGAATAG
- a CDS encoding aminotransferase class IV gives MFKSKFQTTEIIESLTKGVAVYETLRTYSGKPFAINEHYTRLCKSLSYLKILPPSYQEFEQLIYENLSERIRVVYVYAGKLLNYVSIESTEEMNIDFVKIDFTNIRRADPWSIPPDLKCLGRPDIYLARLTKGDNYDVIMMGSKGQVCEGTFSNVFLIKNRKIITPSLESGILDGITRMYVIKFLKEKNYTIEERFVEPYELFSCDEIFLTHTSRGIVPVNQIGQWQVSSTQLSKQFSKEFEEYIRCLI, from the coding sequence TTGTTCAAAAGCAAGTTTCAAACGACTGAAATAATCGAGAGCTTAACCAAAGGGGTAGCAGTTTACGAAACGTTAAGAACATACTCAGGTAAACCTTTCGCGATTAACGAGCATTACACCAGGCTTTGTAAATCTTTGTCTTATTTAAAAATACTACCTCCAAGCTATCAAGAATTTGAACAGTTGATATATGAAAACTTATCTGAGAGAATTAGAGTTGTTTATGTTTATGCTGGTAAGTTGTTAAATTACGTTTCTATCGAAAGTACAGAAGAAATGAACATAGATTTTGTCAAAATTGATTTCACTAACATTAGACGGGCAGACCCTTGGAGTATACCGCCGGACCTAAAATGCTTAGGAAGACCTGATATATATCTTGCACGTTTGACGAAAGGTGATAACTACGACGTAATAATGATGGGTAGCAAAGGACAAGTCTGTGAAGGTACATTTAGTAATGTATTTTTAATCAAAAATCGCAAAATTATCACACCCTCGCTTGAATCTGGAATACTTGATGGCATTACGAGAATGTACGTGATAAAATTTTTGAAAGAAAAAAATTATACAATTGAGGAAAGATTTGTAGAACCATACGAGCTATTCAGCTGTGACGAGATTTTCTTAACACATACCAGCAGAGGAATAGTCCCGGTTAATCAAATAGGTCAGTGGCAGGTTAGCTCAACTCAGCTAAGTAAACAATTTTCTAAGGAATTTGAGGAATATATAAGATGCTTAATTTAA
- a CDS encoding diguanylate cyclase, which produces MRSLIENHIGDFLEILTYEKRYWEDFWRKLPFKPITENYASKFENFYYKLVNLNRNELTEFSHTYEECKEKIKEELSARIRKNAKDLQLSREDFVIYVIVGIGEKDWVVVDGKNEKIIVFDAFSIWKKGKFNALPDAVYQAVVHFRHGEIEGNYYDKAEIFSYLKSEISSATSENLLMRICELLDKHVPYYNWTGFYIMDKDGMLALGPFVGEPTEHVKIPVGKGICGQAAESKLTFIVQDVSQETNYLSCSPHVKSEIVVPIFRRDGSVYGEIDIDSHYIAPFDERDQQFLEWIAKQLMVRVVHWDEFKRRIRIAYLDSYLSYLLSEVIKYNITFNVDLHVHYDPEKVPENLYKLWRVSEKLVCSEIKNIYVIDNEFDQRAVLYSEFGKIELNYDTLIKETHKVILHMIKNLREEVSEKLFYIHYHATRLAQSFTNSKLIIEYALRTDSNINTILYAFLTGITAGYSGSFNRALFFNYFDGKFIFQKALGPRTLEEAHRIWEAIEDIELNMQDFLETVAKDFRSALELPYEGKFIEFETIKDYLDGEPHVLTTEDIKNLAQEFDIVKECAIVAVKSGERLLGLLLADNNFDLKPISDYQLTVLRYLAHQMALIIENKRFFEKMKEKAEIDIITGLKTRRAFEEFIHNVQLDNFSLVFIDLNDFKMVNDIYGHDKGDELLKKFGKCINMNIRKVDFAFRYGGDEAVIILSTTDREVVEKIIKRIYECFEQSTGNTFSAGISIYPSEGDILKVLKLADERCYKSKVTGKIEFE; this is translated from the coding sequence ATGAGGAGTTTGATCGAGAACCATATTGGTGATTTTCTTGAAATACTTACTTATGAAAAACGTTATTGGGAGGATTTTTGGAGGAAACTACCGTTCAAGCCTATAACAGAAAATTATGCAAGTAAATTTGAAAATTTTTACTATAAGCTTGTCAACCTCAACAGAAATGAGTTAACTGAGTTTTCACACACTTATGAAGAATGTAAGGAAAAGATAAAAGAGGAACTTTCAGCAAGGATAAGAAAGAATGCGAAGGACTTACAACTTTCGAGAGAAGATTTCGTAATATACGTCATTGTTGGCATTGGTGAGAAAGACTGGGTAGTGGTTGACGGTAAGAATGAAAAGATCATTGTTTTTGATGCTTTCTCAATTTGGAAAAAGGGAAAATTCAATGCGCTACCAGATGCTGTTTATCAAGCAGTTGTACATTTTAGACACGGAGAAATAGAAGGTAACTATTATGATAAAGCAGAAATATTTAGCTATCTGAAAAGCGAAATTTCTTCTGCAACAAGTGAGAATTTATTGATGAGAATTTGTGAATTACTTGACAAGCATGTTCCGTATTACAATTGGACAGGTTTTTATATCATGGATAAAGATGGGATGTTGGCATTGGGACCATTTGTAGGTGAACCAACAGAACATGTTAAAATCCCTGTCGGAAAAGGTATATGCGGTCAAGCAGCGGAGTCTAAACTTACTTTTATTGTTCAGGATGTCTCTCAGGAGACAAACTATTTGTCGTGTAGTCCTCATGTGAAAAGTGAGATAGTAGTTCCAATATTTAGGCGCGACGGTAGTGTATACGGTGAGATAGATATCGACAGCCATTATATTGCACCATTTGATGAGAGAGATCAACAATTTCTTGAATGGATAGCGAAGCAATTAATGGTCCGTGTTGTTCATTGGGATGAGTTTAAAAGACGTATAAGAATTGCTTATCTTGACAGTTATTTGTCTTACTTGCTAAGTGAGGTAATCAAGTACAACATAACTTTCAACGTGGATTTACACGTACACTACGATCCAGAAAAGGTACCTGAAAACCTTTACAAGCTTTGGAGAGTTTCCGAGAAATTGGTTTGCTCAGAAATAAAAAATATCTACGTAATTGATAACGAATTTGATCAAAGAGCTGTTTTGTACTCAGAATTTGGGAAGATTGAGTTAAATTATGATACATTGATTAAGGAAACACATAAGGTAATTTTACACATGATAAAAAATCTCAGAGAAGAGGTTTCAGAGAAACTTTTTTACATCCACTATCATGCGACAAGACTTGCACAAAGTTTTACTAATTCAAAATTGATCATAGAATACGCATTGAGAACAGATTCAAATATAAATACTATTTTGTATGCCTTTCTAACAGGTATTACCGCTGGTTATTCTGGTTCATTTAACAGGGCACTGTTCTTTAATTACTTTGACGGGAAATTTATATTTCAAAAAGCACTTGGACCAAGGACTTTGGAGGAGGCACATAGAATCTGGGAAGCGATTGAAGATATAGAACTTAACATGCAAGACTTTCTTGAAACTGTAGCTAAAGATTTTAGATCGGCCCTTGAATTGCCATATGAAGGAAAGTTTATTGAATTTGAAACTATTAAAGACTACCTTGATGGTGAGCCTCATGTGTTGACCACTGAGGATATAAAGAATTTAGCCCAAGAATTTGATATTGTAAAAGAATGTGCAATCGTAGCTGTGAAAAGTGGTGAAAGGCTACTTGGCTTGCTGCTTGCGGATAATAACTTTGACCTAAAACCTATAAGTGACTACCAACTTACCGTACTAAGATATCTTGCGCATCAAATGGCACTGATAATCGAGAATAAAAGATTCTTTGAAAAAATGAAAGAGAAGGCTGAGATAGATATAATAACCGGTCTTAAAACTCGAAGAGCATTTGAAGAATTCATTCATAATGTACAACTTGATAACTTTTCGTTGGTCTTCATCGACTTAAACGATTTCAAAATGGTAAACGATATCTATGGACATGATAAAGGTGACGAGCTTCTCAAAAAATTTGGTAAGTGTATAAATATGAATATAAGAAAGGTTGACTTTGCTTTTAGATATGGCGGAGATGAAGCAGTAATAATTTTGAGCACTACCGATCGCGAAGTTGTAGAAAAAATCATAAAAAGGATTTACGAGTGCTTTGAACAGTCCACTGGTAATACATTTTCCGCAGGTATTTCAATTTATCCTTCAGAAGGAGATATACTGAAAGTATTGAAACTTGCAGATGAACGGTGCTATAAATCAAAAGTAACAGGAAAGATTGAATTCGAATAA
- a CDS encoding ATP-binding cassette domain-containing protein: protein MKRKKVESKVTQVVCENFTAKVGESVLFENINLSLKTGDIAILYGPRGSGKSAFLRSLANLNPEVYPSVEYTGKILLEGKDISEYKEKELREIVNYLDTNFLESLDHLNLKELVYLVFGREFDFSVEKFAEQLDNFGVLKALYKFERTPLSSLYVLEKIGLLLFISSVRRSSVLVFDCLIDHLDDEHVEFVTKLLKDLSKEKIIILATRTLKRFLGLGNILIIMKNGKIVYNGDPDEYIVGVKQ from the coding sequence ATGAAGAGAAAAAAGGTAGAGAGCAAGGTAACACAAGTAGTATGTGAAAATTTTACAGCAAAAGTTGGAGAAAGTGTACTGTTTGAAAATATCAATTTGTCGCTTAAAACAGGTGATATAGCTATCTTGTATGGACCAAGAGGGTCGGGAAAATCTGCATTTTTAAGGAGTTTAGCAAATTTGAATCCAGAAGTGTATCCTTCTGTTGAATACACAGGTAAGATTCTATTGGAAGGAAAAGATATCAGTGAGTATAAAGAAAAAGAACTTAGAGAAATTGTAAATTATCTTGACACGAATTTTCTTGAATCGCTTGACCACTTAAACTTGAAAGAACTTGTGTACTTAGTGTTTGGTCGTGAGTTTGACTTCAGTGTTGAGAAGTTTGCTGAACAACTTGACAACTTCGGAGTTTTAAAAGCTTTGTACAAGTTTGAAAGAACTCCGCTTTCTTCTCTTTACGTACTTGAAAAGATAGGACTTTTATTGTTTATTTCTTCTGTGAGAAGATCATCGGTTTTGGTATTTGATTGTTTAATAGATCACTTGGATGACGAACACGTCGAGTTTGTGACTAAGTTACTTAAAGATCTTTCAAAGGAAAAAATAATAATATTAGCCACAAGAACTTTGAAAAGATTCCTTGGACTTGGTAATATATTGATAATCATGAAGAATGGTAAAATTGTGTACAACGGAGATCCAGACGAGTATATAGTGGGGGTAAAACAATGA
- the mtaB gene encoding tRNA (N(6)-L-threonylcarbamoyladenosine(37)-C(2))-methylthiotransferase MtaB — protein sequence MNTRISVITQGCKMNQYESELIIEMLENADYVVIPNADKDAAVYIVNSCAVTGEAERKVRQTIRHLRKENPSSKIILVGCYTQIKRDPSEYKLLGVDLVLGNHEKKNILKFLHENGIYSNNEYWKEDDISFEIVKDSVAERSRAFVKVEDGCNNGCTYCIIRTLRGTKIRSKPTEVVIKEIEQLVTKKHKEIVITGLNLGKYGYDTGTSLSQLLRQVSKINGEFRIRLSSINPEDIDDLLISVILESDKICNHLHIPLQSGSTSVLKRMGRNYTSEYFLNIVEKLRSVDPLFSITTDIMVGFPAETDEEFQKTLDIITKAEFSKVHAFRYSERPGTKAAQMEKKVPGNIKKERIDILIKHSQNIANEYKKKLVGRVVTVLVEGTMNGIYYGYDEYYVPHETNAGIIGDFVKVKTYSVTSEGVVSKVVQKQVSND from the coding sequence ATGAACACAAGGATTTCAGTAATTACACAAGGATGTAAGATGAATCAATACGAAAGCGAATTAATTATTGAGATGCTCGAGAATGCTGATTACGTAGTCATACCAAATGCAGATAAAGATGCAGCAGTGTATATTGTAAACAGTTGTGCTGTCACAGGTGAGGCTGAACGAAAGGTAAGACAAACTATAAGACATCTTAGAAAAGAAAATCCAAGTTCAAAAATAATCCTTGTAGGCTGTTATACGCAGATCAAAAGAGATCCTTCAGAATATAAATTGCTCGGAGTTGATTTGGTACTTGGAAATCACGAAAAAAAGAATATTCTAAAGTTTCTCCATGAAAATGGTATATATTCAAATAATGAATACTGGAAAGAAGATGATATCTCTTTCGAAATAGTAAAGGATTCCGTTGCTGAAAGGTCAAGGGCATTTGTTAAGGTAGAGGACGGTTGCAACAATGGATGTACTTATTGCATTATTAGGACTCTGAGAGGAACGAAAATAAGAAGCAAACCTACCGAAGTAGTGATAAAAGAGATTGAGCAGTTGGTTACAAAAAAACATAAAGAAATAGTCATAACTGGATTAAATCTTGGCAAGTACGGTTACGATACAGGAACCTCTCTTTCTCAGTTGTTAAGACAAGTTTCTAAAATAAACGGTGAGTTTAGGATAAGATTGAGTTCCATAAATCCTGAGGATATAGATGATTTGCTCATATCGGTAATCTTAGAAAGTGACAAGATCTGTAACCATTTGCACATACCGCTTCAAAGTGGAAGTACGTCTGTACTTAAAAGGATGGGTAGGAACTACACCTCGGAATATTTCCTAAACATTGTTGAAAAGCTAAGGAGTGTTGATCCATTGTTTTCAATAACGACAGATATAATGGTAGGTTTTCCAGCTGAAACTGATGAAGAATTTCAAAAGACGCTCGACATAATCACAAAAGCTGAATTTAGTAAGGTACACGCTTTTAGATACTCCGAAAGACCTGGTACAAAAGCAGCACAAATGGAGAAAAAGGTACCTGGAAACATAAAAAAGGAACGCATTGATATCCTTATAAAACACTCACAGAATATTGCCAATGAATACAAGAAAAAGCTTGTGGGACGTGTTGTTACAGTACTTGTTGAAGGAACAATGAATGGAATATACTATGGTTACGATGAGTATTACGTACCGCATGAGACAAATGCCGGAATCATAGGTGATTTTGTAAAAGTTAAGACTTACTCTGTAACTTCTGAAGGAGTGGTGTCGAAAGTTGTTCAAAAGCAAGTTTCAAACGACTGA
- the gyrB gene encoding DNA topoisomerase (ATP-hydrolyzing) subunit B — protein sequence MSELNTGQATNTFSEYNAQNIQVLKGLEPVRQRPGMYIGSTGKNGLHHLIYEIVDNSIDEALQGFCDMIRVTIRTDGSVEVEDNGRGIPVDMHPDTGTSALEVVMTTLHAGGKFSKNSYKVSGGLHGVGASVVNALSEWMEVEVHRDGKIYRQRYSRGVKTTEVEVIGESDKRGTIVKFKPDKLIFTTVEFDADTILTRLRDLAFLNPKITIEFIDERNDIRKTLHYGGGLKEFVTHVNKGSKTLHEVVLIDGVHQDIEAHIAFQYTDEDGETIISFVNNIKTVDGGTHVTGFKTAFTRVVNELGKKKNFIKGEPFKGEDLREGMTAIINVLMMGTPQFEGQTKSKLGNEEVQEAVAKIVRDKLTDYFEVNESVLKIIVQKAQQAREAREAAKRAREAVKRKSALGASTLPGKLADCITKNIEEAELFIVEGDSAGGSAKQARDRNFQAILPLRGKILNVEKSNELKLLKNEQIRDIITAIGTGISDNFDPTKLRYGKIVIMTDADVDGAHIRTLLLALFYRYMRQLIEDQRIYIAMPPLYKLSIPGEKPVYLYSEEELKEKLANLNGKKYETQRYKGLGEMNPEQLWETTMNPKTRKIIKVKIEDAEEADSLFEILMGKDPEERREYIVRHARQLSLVDLDV from the coding sequence ATCAGCGAGTTAAACACAGGACAAGCAACAAATACCTTCAGTGAATACAATGCACAAAATATACAAGTCTTGAAAGGACTTGAACCTGTTAGACAAAGACCTGGTATGTACATCGGTTCGACCGGGAAGAATGGATTACACCATTTGATTTATGAAATAGTGGATAACAGCATCGATGAAGCGTTACAAGGTTTTTGTGATATGATACGTGTAACGATAAGGACTGATGGATCTGTTGAAGTAGAGGACAATGGTAGAGGTATACCCGTTGATATGCATCCAGATACTGGGACAAGTGCCCTTGAAGTTGTTATGACCACATTGCATGCCGGCGGGAAGTTTTCTAAGAATAGTTATAAGGTAAGTGGAGGTCTTCACGGTGTTGGTGCTTCTGTTGTTAACGCATTATCTGAATGGATGGAAGTGGAAGTGCACAGAGATGGAAAAATATACAGACAAAGGTACTCAAGAGGCGTAAAGACTACAGAAGTAGAGGTTATTGGTGAAAGTGATAAACGCGGAACAATAGTAAAATTCAAGCCAGATAAATTAATCTTCACTACAGTAGAATTTGACGCAGATACAATACTGACCAGGTTAAGAGACCTTGCATTTCTTAATCCTAAGATAACTATAGAATTTATAGATGAGCGAAACGATATCAGAAAGACTCTTCATTATGGTGGAGGACTAAAAGAATTTGTAACGCATGTTAACAAGGGATCCAAAACACTCCACGAAGTGGTTCTAATCGATGGGGTTCATCAAGATATAGAGGCACATATAGCATTTCAGTACACCGATGAGGATGGAGAAACGATCATTTCTTTTGTGAATAACATAAAGACCGTTGATGGTGGTACCCATGTGACTGGTTTCAAAACCGCATTTACAAGGGTTGTTAATGAACTTGGAAAGAAGAAAAATTTTATAAAAGGTGAACCTTTCAAAGGTGAAGACTTGAGAGAAGGAATGACTGCTATTATCAATGTACTTATGATGGGTACACCGCAGTTTGAAGGCCAAACAAAATCTAAACTTGGCAACGAAGAAGTTCAAGAAGCAGTTGCAAAGATAGTCAGGGATAAGCTGACGGACTACTTTGAAGTTAACGAGTCAGTTTTAAAGATAATAGTTCAGAAGGCACAGCAAGCAAGGGAAGCGAGGGAAGCAGCCAAGCGGGCAAGAGAGGCGGTGAAAAGAAAAAGCGCACTTGGAGCTTCCACGTTGCCAGGAAAACTTGCGGATTGTATAACAAAAAATATTGAAGAAGCAGAACTTTTCATAGTAGAAGGTGATTCGGCAGGAGGTAGCGCCAAACAAGCCAGAGATAGGAACTTCCAAGCAATATTACCTTTGAGAGGAAAAATATTGAACGTGGAGAAAAGCAATGAACTAAAATTATTAAAAAATGAACAAATAAGAGATATAATAACAGCAATAGGTACGGGAATTAGTGACAACTTCGACCCGACTAAATTAAGATACGGAAAAATTGTTATTATGACAGATGCAGATGTCGACGGTGCACATATAAGAACATTGTTGTTGGCTCTTTTCTACCGATACATGAGACAATTGATAGAAGACCAGCGAATTTATATAGCTATGCCACCATTGTATAAATTGTCTATCCCAGGGGAAAAACCAGTCTATCTTTATTCAGAGGAAGAACTGAAAGAAAAACTTGCAAATTTAAATGGTAAAAAGTATGAAACGCAAAGATACAAAGGACTTGGAGAAATGAATCCAGAACAACTTTGGGAAACAACAATGAATCCTAAGACAAGAAAGATAATTAAAGTGAAGATAGAAGATGCTGAAGAAGCAGATAGCCTTTTTGAAATACTCATGGGAAAAGATCCGGAGGAAAGAAGAGAGTACATTGTCCGTCACGCAAGACAACTAAGCTTGGTGGATCTCGATGTGTAA